In Topomyia yanbarensis strain Yona2022 chromosome 2, ASM3024719v1, whole genome shotgun sequence, one DNA window encodes the following:
- the LOC131680197 gene encoding uncharacterized protein LOC131680197, whose protein sequence is MTFLEENNHLDQRQFAFRKGAGTGSHLGAFGEILRQALANDQHADIAILDIVKAYNTVSREEVLRQLANWGVTGNLGSFIKDYLHDRTFRVGIGGQQSRIFTEENGVPQGSVLAVSLFLVSMNSLFATLPEGVHIFVYADDIITVVVGKSTTRVRIKLQAAVNAVSRWTETVGFNLAAAKCSIAHCCNLHHVATSRPVKLNGTLIPFRREPKVLGITLDRRLTFMPHFRSLKRDCESRKRLIRTISYRHPTWNRKTALNVGGALIHSKIYYGLEITSHNWDGFMTVLAPLYNSTIRLASNLLPSTPAEAACVEAGMLPFRWAAANIMIRCALRYLERTSGNDCSLLQSAQNIFREYTGTELPQLARLHRIRDRSWYESRPCTNTSLSRSLGAGPSPEVARAKFHQLMKDRFTNHARIFTDASKLVDRVGVGVRGIDTGLAFRLPPICSVFSAEAAAISLALANKTDGIPTVILSDSLSVITALETGTSRHPYIQAIENYCDSLTTICWVPGHCGISGNEEADALAARGRRTVKLLTKLVPSSDIVTEFRRKTREHFTTHWRNQYGHPQEVNGELACWIDRPTRLEQRALSRLRTGHTKITHEHTITRVDPHVCPICQIRLTVEHLLVNCPEFANLRILHRLPLSIRDILANDPVSEDTLISFLRDARLLERI, encoded by the coding sequence ATGACCTTCTTGGAGGAGAATAACCACCTGGACCAGCGCCAGTTTGCCTTCCGCAAAGGAGCGGGGACCGGATCCCATCTTGGTGCTTTTGGAGAGATACTTCGTCAAGCTCTAGCCAACGACCAACACGCAGACATCGCTATTTTAGACATCGTCAAAGCATACAACACAGTTAGCCGAGAGGAAGTTCTTAGACAGCTGGCCAACTGGGGAGTTACCGGAAACTTAGGCAGCTTTATAAAGGACTATCTCCACGATCGCACATTCCGTGTAGGAATCGGTGGTCAGCAATCTAGAATCTTCACTGAAGAAAACGGGGTCCCCCAAGGATCCGTGCTTGCTGTTTCACTGTTTTTGGTCAGCATGAACTCGCTCTTCGCCACCCTCCCAGAGGGTGTCCATATTTTTGTCTACGCCGATGACATCATTACCGTAGTAGTAGGGAAGTCAACGACCCGAGTGAGAATAAAGCTGCAGGCTGCAGTGAACGCTGTTAGTCGGTGGACCGAAACAGTGGGGTTTAACCTGGCAGCTGCTAAGTGCTCCATCGCCCACTGCTGTAATTTGCATCACGTTGCCACTAGTCGACCAGTCAAACTAAATGGCACTCTGATTCCCTTCCGTCGAGAACCGAAGGTCCTCGGCATCACACTGGATCGGCGCCTCACCTTCATGCCGCATTTTCGATCTCTCAAACGAGATTGCGAAAGCAGGAAACGGCTAATCCGGACCATCAGTTACAGGCATCCGACCTGGAATAGGAAGACCGCCCTCAACGTTGGAGGGGCTCTGATTCATAGCAAGATCTACTATGGACTCGAGATTACGAGCCACAACTGGGACGGTTTCATGACTGTATTGGCTCCTCTGTACAACAGCACGATACGACTGGCTTCTAATTTACTCCCAAGCACCCCAGCGGAAGCCGCTTGTGTCGAGGCCGGTATGCTCCCCTTCCGGTGGGCCGCTGCCAACATTATGATCCGATGTGCCCTAAGATATCTGGAGAGGACATCGGGCAACGACTGCAGCTTACTACAGTCCGCTCAAAACATATTTCGCGAGTATACCGGTACGGAACTTCCCCAACTGGCTCGTCTTCATAGAATCCGGGACCGTTCCTGGTACGAAAGTCGGCCGTGCACGAACACCAGCTTATCTAGGTCACTTGGCGCTGGACCCTCCCCAGAGGTAGCCCGAGCTAAGTTCCACCAACTAATGAAAGATCGGTTCACAAACCACGCCCGGATCTTCACAGATGCGTCCAAGCTAGTCGACAGAGTTGGAGTGGGAGTCCGGGGGATAGACACAGGCCTCGCCTTCCGCCTCCCTCCAATCTGCTCCGTATTCTCAGCAGAAGCCGCAGCGATTAGCCTTGCGCTGGCCAACAAAACAGATGGCATCCCGACCGTTATACTATCCGACTCCCTGTCGGTAATCACCGCCTTGGAAACTGGTACATCCCGCCACCCGTACATACAGGCTATCGAGAACTACTGCGATTCGTTGACTACAATTTGTTGGGTTCCTGGTCATTGTGGGATCAGCGGAAATGAAGAAGCCGATGCCCTGGCAGCGCGCGGGAGACGTACCGTGAAACTGCTCACCAAATTGGTACCCTCCTCAGATATAGTCACAGAATTCCGGAGGAAAACAAGAGAACATTTCACCACCCATTGGAGGAACCAATACGGTCACCCCCAGGAGGTTAATGGGGAGCTAGCATGTTGGATTGACCGCCCCACAAGACTCGAGCAGAGAGCCCTCTCCCGATTGCGAACTGGCCACACCAAGATCACCCACGAACACACAATCACCAGGGTCGATCCACATGTGTGCCCTATATGCCAAATAAGGCTTACTGTGGAACACCTCTTGGTGAACTGTCCGGAGTTCGCCAACCTCCGTATCCTCCACCGACTCCCACTCTCCATCAGGGACATCCTAGCAAACGATCCAGTGAGCGAAGACACTCTAATCTCCTTTTTAAGAGATGCGAGGCTACTCGAACGCATCTAG